AGATATTGAAACGATCCCCATAGCAAGAGAGGTTCAAATATTAGGGTCAACAACTTAgggaggttaaaaaaaaaaaaaaaaaaaaaaaaaaaaNNNNNNNNNNNNNNNNNNNNNNNNNNNNNNNNNNNNNNNNNNNNNNNNNNNNNNNNNNNNNNNNNNNNNNNNNNNNNNNNNNNNNNNNNNNNNNNNNNNNNNNNNNNNNNNNNNNNNNNNNNNNNNNNNNNNNNNNNNNNNNNNaaaaaaaaaaaaaaaaaaaaaaaaaaaaaaaaaaaaaaaaaaaaaaaaaaaaaaaaaaaaaaaaaaaaaaaaaaacttaggaaggtcttttggtttttggaaaaataaatgactaagtttgacaaaaaaaaaaatgaataaaattttgcCTTAAAGCTCGAATTTTGTTTTAGTGGAAATCATGCATTAAATTGAGGTATATATCTAACTAAGTGAGAAGATAAATggaaatttattatattaagaGTCTCTAACTTATATATAGCTActagaaaatgaatgaaaaaaaaaagagttgtcaatcttatctctttctttattgCCATCAAATTTCCAATTATGTAATTGCACTATTATAACCTCTTTTATGTTgatttattatatcaaaaaatcttttataactAAATAGATTATCGGGTGGGTTTTCTTCTACAGTGACAAGATACCATATTTAAAAGACATAAAGATTGATAGGGatgagttctcttctttttctttggttcataTTTCTCATAATTCTAATGTTAaggcggattctttggcacgctcAGCGCGCGCAAgtccgcatcatgttttgtttgtaaacgatTTCCCTTCAAATTGGGTCATTTGAACTggttcttttgttgacaaaaaaaaaacacaaacgatctcttcaccaaaaaaagatgcacaaacaatcttttttttttttgaaaatttgtgaattttcattgAAGAAAATAGATTATAATTGATACAATATTTTGGGTACAGAAAAAAGAtcttgctaaaaaaaaattaaaaaacaagagCTATCTTAGAGAGTGCTAAAACCAAGCAATGAGCACTAGAGAAATCTTAACCAATCTTGCATAAGATGTTTGAAAGGTTTCTGGTGATTCTTTGCTATGATTGCATCCCTTATCTGCATGTCCAGCATCTTGAACAACATATGAGCTGGTGTCGTGATGTTATTATGTACCCGATTATTCCTTTCTATCCATATAGGATAGAGGACTGCCTGAGCTACCAAACGCCGAAGGGAGAGCTTTAAAGAGGTATCGGGAATGTCCAGCCAGGATGAAAACGCATCCCAGGTGTGAAAGACAAAAGGATTGTATCCTAGTCTCGTTGTTGTTTGCAAACAAATGTCTTCGCTGAACTCGCAGTTGAAGAAGATATGGTCGCGAGTCTCAGGGAGAAGTCCACAGGGAGAAGTCCCCAACTTGGTTCTCGTGGGTAGCCGATTGAGGTGTGTTAGCCACATCATGAAAGCGTGTCTTGGGATAGCACCTTTGTACCATACATGCTTTGTCCAAGCAAGCGGCTCTTGTCTCTCCCTTAAAGCTTCCCATGTACGTTTAGTACTGAAAAACCCAGTAGTGTCTCCTTGCGTGCACCAATGGAAATAGTCCTGGTCCAAACTTTGAGCCGGAGTGTGAACAATCGTTAGGTAAATTTGAAGCAATTCAGCTTAAGGTGACCGTTCTGAACGAAAGAGCCAGCCATTCGGAGAGAAAGCAAGTGCCACAGTCCCATTTAATGGAATACCGGTTTGAACCGGCCCTGAGGGACCCAAGAACTGAAGAAGTTTACCAAATGGAGTCCAGTTGTCGAACCAGAAACTTGCCTGCTGTCCGTTGCCCACGACACATCTCAGGAAGGAGTTGGCTAGGGGACGAAGCTGAAGTAGAGTTTTCCACGTATGCTTCTTCTCATCTATTTGCCAAAGAacctcttcttttattttgttgttcttgatccATTGTACCCACAGAGAGTCTGTTGCTGAGTGGAACCGCCATATGAGCTTTAGGCAAAGAGTTCTGTTCCAAGTGTCCATTCGTCTAAAACCCAATCCCCCTTCTTCCTTTGGCAAGCAAAGAGTCGACCAAGCCACTTTTACActttcttattttgttatatCACCTGTCCACAAAAAGTTTGCACATAAACTCTCAATGCTTTGCAAACATCCTTTGGGGAGGATGAATGCAGAATCTCAAAAGTTTATTGTGCCATATATTACAGTGGATATGAGTTCTTTCTTCCTGCATATGACAGAGCACGAGTAGACCAGTTGGTGAAGTTTGCTGAGATCTTGTCTATTAAAGGTTTGTACTCTGCGATACGGAGCTTTCGATGCATCAATGGCAGTCCAAGATACCGAATGGGTAATGAACCGAGCTTGAAGCAAATGTATGCAATCCTTTCGGTTTCAGGTTGGTTCACTCCTGCAATGAACAAATCAGTCTTGCCCATGTTTGTATGAAGACTCGAGATCTCACAGAAATCACGAAGGACCTTAATAATGTTTTCCAGGGAGTTGTAGCTTCCATCAAAGAACACCATTATGTCGTCTGCAAAGGCTAAGTGAGACACCTGTGGGGTCACTGCTGATGGATGGTGGCCTATGCAGGCAGTGTTGTGCTGACTGTTCAACATTTGAGAGAAAACCTCCATGGCTAGGGTGAACAGATAAGGGGAGATCGAATCTCCTTGACGAAGCCCTTTTGCACCTTTAAAATAGCCACAAGATTCCCTATTGACAGAAACTGAGAACGATGGTGTCGTGACAAACTCTCTAAGCAGAGTAACGAAATGCTCTGGAAACTCCATGGCCTTTAGGACATTTATGATGAAATCCAAGTGAACAGAGTCAAACACTTTCCTGAGGTTGACCTTTAACATGCCACGTTGTAAAATCCTCTTCTGATGTACCCCTGGATAAGCTCTGTCGCAAGGAGAACATTTTCCACTAGGAGACGCCCCGATGTGAAAGCTGACTGAGTGTTGGAGATAAGGTCTGGTAAGACAATCTTGAGTCTATTTGCCAAGAGCTTTGATATTACCTTGTAGATTGTGTTGTAGCACGCATTGGGACGGAAATCAGTCATTTTTGCCGCATTGGTCATCTTGGGGATAAGATTCAGAAGCGTAGAGTTCCACTGCTTCAGAATCTTGCCGGATTGGAAAAACTCAAGAACTGCACCGACGAGATCCGATCCCACGATATCCCATTGAGTCGTGAAGAACTTGACAGAGTAGCCGTCTGGGCCAGGCGCTTTGTCTTTCGGAAGAGAAAACACCGCTGATTTAATTTCCTCAGGGGTGACAGGAGCGGAGAGTACCTGTAATGCGGAAACAGAGCACCTTTGAGGGACAATAGAGGCTAAAGCCTCAACCGTGGGAGGATTGGTTGAAGATTCTGATCCAAGAAAGCGTTGATAATATTCCACCGCTAGATTTTGAATTCCTTGCTTTGAGTCGACCATCTGGTCATTATCATCAAACAGGTAGAGGATCTGCTTTTAAAGTTGACGAGAGCGGATGATTCTGTGAAAAAACTTAAAGTTTTTGTCTCCTTGGAGCTAATTGGGCTTCCTCCCACCACAATTGTTCACGTAAAGCCTAATTAATGATATCTATTGGCTCTGATTGTATCccttggaatttttttttattcctatccttccataAGAACCAGACCAGCCACGGTATCGAACTATGAGTAACGCCTAAAGCCATAGGGATTAAACTTTTTCCATATATgaaatccaaatttgaataaatcGAACCATATAGGAGCTTGTCTGTGTTTGAGCCATCAAAAATTCTCTCCCAAATCTGGCGGGAATGAGAACACTCAAATAAAGTATGATTAATAGACTCTTCCTCTAAGTCACATCGTTTACATACCGTATCACAATTAACTCCCCGAGAGGCTAATCGCACCATCACCGGAAGAGAGCCCGATGCGATCTGCCAGGaaaagtgttttattttaggCGGTACCTGAAGATCCCAAGCCTTTGCCTTCAAGTCATTTAAGTTGGGACCATAATCAATTTCAGTCTTCATAGCTTGAGCTACCTTATAACCT
The Camelina sativa cultivar DH55 chromosome 6, Cs, whole genome shotgun sequence genome window above contains:
- the LOC104698699 gene encoding uncharacterized protein LOC104698699, which translates into the protein MEFPEHFVTLLREFVTTPSFSVSVNRESCGYFKGAKGLRQGDSISPYLFTLAMEVFSQMLNSQHNTACIGHHPSAVTPQVSHLAFADDIMVFFDGSYNSLENIIKVLRDFCEISSLHTNMGKTDLFIAGVNQPETERIAYICFKLGSLPIRYLGLPLMHRKLRIAEYKPLIDKISANFTNWSTRALSYAGRKNSYPL